A section of the Pygocentrus nattereri isolate fPygNat1 chromosome 18, fPygNat1.pri, whole genome shotgun sequence genome encodes:
- the sptlc1 gene encoding serine palmitoyltransferase 1, translating to MIQTTKMASGQQWVLVEMVQAFYEAPAYHLILEGILILWIIRLLFSKTYKLQERSDLTEKEKEELIEEWQPEPLVPAVSNDHPSLNYDVVTGPPSHKITVNGKECINFASFNFLGLLDNERVKQKALASLKKYGVGTCGPRGFYGTFDVHLELEERLAKFMKTEEAIIYSYGFATIASAIPAYSKRGDIVFVDEAACFSIQKGLQASRSFIKYFKHNDMEDLERLLKEQELEDQKNPRKARVTRRFIVVEGLYMNTSDICPLPELVKLKYKYKVRIFLEESMSFGVLGEHGRGVTEHFGVSIDDIDLISANMENAVASIGGFCCGRSFVIDHQRLSGQGYCFSASLPPMLASAAIEALNIMEEDPEIFTILREKCKHAHKALQDIPGLKVVGEAFAPALHLQLEHSTGSRESDVRTLRSIIDYCLDRQIALTQARYLDKEERFLPPPSIRVVVTVEQTEEEIEKATSCIREAALARLE from the exons ATGATCCAGACCACCAAGATGGCGTCAGGGCAGCAGTGGGTGTTAGTAGAGATGGTTCAAGCTTTTTATGAG GCCCCGGCCTATCATTTGATTTTGGAAGGAATCCTGATTTTGTGGATAATCAGGCTGCTTTTCTCAAAGACGTACAAGCTTCAGGAGAGGTCTGATCTCACTGAGAAG GAAAAAGAGGAGTTAATCGAAGAGTGGCAGCCAGAGCCTCTGGTTCCTGCTGTGTCCAATGACCACCCATCCCTAAATTATGATGTTGTCACTGG cCCTCCAAGCCacaaaatcactgtaaatgGGAAAGAGTGCATTAACTTTGCCTCATTTAACTTCTTGGGCCTGCTCGACAATGAGCGTGTTAAG caaAAGGCCCTGGCGTCTCTTAAGAAGTATGGTGTTGGTACATGTGGTCCAAGAGGCTTCTATGGAACATTTG ATGTTCACCTGGAGTTAGAGGAACGCTTGGCTAAGTTCATGAAAACAGAGGAGGCCATTATATATTCCTATGGCTTTGCCACCATAGCCAGCGCTATTCCTGCATACTCCAAGAGGGGCGACATAGTCTTTGT GGATGAAGCAGCATGTTTCTCCATCCAGAAGGGCCTGCAGGCTTCCCGCAGCTTCATCAAATACTTTAAACACAATGACATGGAGGACCTGGAGCGGCTGCTGAAAGAGCAGGAGCTTGAAGACCAGAAG AATCCACGCAAGGCTAGAGTCACAAGAAGATTCATTGTCGTAGAGGGGCTTTACATGAACACTTCAGATATCTGCCCTCTCCCAGAGCTG GTGAAGCTGAAGTACAAGTATAAAGTACGCATATTTTTGGAGGAGAGCATGTCTTTCGGTGTGTTGGGAGAGCATGGGCGAGGAGTCACAGAGCACTTTGGAGTCAGT ATCGATGACATTGATCTCATAAGTGCCAACATGGAGAATGCTGTGGCTTCCATAGGTGGATTCTGCTGTGGACGATCATTTGTTATTGATCATCAG CGTCTGTCTGGACAAGGCTACTGTTTCTCAGCCTCTCTTCCACCCATGCTGGCTTCAGCTGCAATTGAGGCCCTCAACATCATGGAAGAGGACCCAG AAATTTTCACCATCCTGAGGGAAAAGTGCAAACATGCCCACAAAGCATTGCAAGA CATTCCAGGGTTGAAGGTAGTCGGGGAGGCGTTTGCTCCAGCACTCCATCTCCAACTAGAGCACAGCACAGGATCCAGAGAGAGTGATGTCAGGACACTACGATCCATCATCGACTAT TGTttggacagacagatagctcTCACTCAGGCTCGCTATCTAGACAAAGAGGAACGCTTTCTTCCACCGCCCAG CATCAGAGTCGTAGTAACAGTGGAGCAGACCGAGGAGGAAATTGAGAAAGCAACATCCTGTATTCGAGAAGCTGCTCTTGCTAGACTTGAGTGA